The Bacteroides acidifaciens genome includes a region encoding these proteins:
- the tnpB gene encoding IS66 family insertion sequence element accessory protein TnpB, with protein MCSVLVFSSESDKLRSLLSESNHFDSVLFIFDGGRRYKVSASSLGIHSPQDLLLPLGLGLFRSSPFWAYYLYPQGCNFHKGIDGLCGEVIRHTGSCVSEQSCHVFLDRSRSRLHILYRCDDEYRLEYRRLNRGSFFLKKDERKRDFLQISWNRLNELLTVKKYRKTVEK; from the coding sequence ATGTGTTCTGTATTAGTATTTTCTAGCGAAAGTGATAAACTACGTAGTCTTTTGTCCGAGTCTAACCATTTTGATTCGGTTCTTTTCATATTTGATGGTGGTCGTCGTTATAAAGTTTCGGCTTCCAGCCTTGGTATCCATTCCCCTCAGGACCTACTTCTCCCTTTAGGCCTTGGTCTTTTCCGTAGCAGTCCTTTCTGGGCCTATTACCTTTATCCCCAAGGTTGTAATTTCCATAAAGGCATTGACGGTCTTTGTGGCGAGGTCATCCGGCACACGGGCTCTTGCGTGTCAGAGCAGAGTTGCCATGTTTTTCTTGACCGCTCCCGTAGCAGGTTGCATATCCTTTATCGGTGCGACGACGAATACCGTTTGGAATACCGTCGTCTGAATCGCGGCTCTTTTTTCTTGAAAAAGGACGAACGGAAGAGGGATTTTCTTCAAATTTCCTGGAATCGCCTGAATGAGCTGCTTACTGTTAAAAAGTATCGGAAAACAGTTGAAAAGTAA
- the tnpC gene encoding IS66 family transposase: protein MKEPVITLTLEEYEELRKERERLEKEHAELQRKYESSLREYSRQVEEISACTAVIADLRWKLADLTRRLWGKSSEKRHLPEDAGQLSICFESPSDVNDPVAEEQKTAEKSAKSENGYNRFRKSFTKKITPHARKPIAPSLPREEIIIPMPEGLSLEGAAKLGEEVSEQYAVSPARFYVRRIIRPKYRLADGRIITAPMPVMAHPHSNASESVLSHIATAKYYDHLPLYRQLDIFEREGIHLSPSTVSNWMMAAAQRLEPIYNELRELVKDSYYVMADETPHPVLESDRPGALHRGYMWNFYLPRFHTPFFEYHKGRGSSGIDTLLAGQVRVVQSDGFAVYDEFDTLPGKLHLCCWAHVRRKFVEAEGNDPPRARHALEQIGRLYAVEEKIRIGHLEGGAVVRLRREESYPIIKGLEKWCRQEYEHTVEKSPIAKAIFYMYTRFEQLSGYVNDAQFCIDNNPVERSIRPLTLNRKNTLFSGSHEAAHAAAIFFSLMGCCRENKVNPKLWMQDVLIRVQENEREKKNDYADLLPFNWKG, encoded by the coding sequence GTGAAAGAACCGGTCATTACCCTTACTTTGGAAGAGTACGAAGAGCTGCGCAAGGAACGTGAACGCCTTGAAAAGGAACATGCAGAACTTCAGAGAAAATACGAATCCTCTTTGCGGGAGTATTCCCGCCAGGTCGAAGAAATCTCAGCCTGTACAGCCGTCATTGCCGACCTGAGATGGAAATTGGCTGACTTGACACGCCGTTTATGGGGTAAATCCAGTGAAAAACGCCATCTTCCCGAAGATGCTGGCCAGTTGAGCATCTGTTTTGAGTCTCCGTCCGATGTCAATGACCCGGTAGCGGAAGAACAGAAAACAGCTGAGAAATCTGCCAAATCGGAGAATGGCTACAACCGTTTCCGTAAGAGCTTCACCAAAAAGATTACCCCCCACGCCCGTAAGCCCATCGCCCCGTCCCTTCCCCGTGAAGAGATTATCATTCCCATGCCGGAGGGCCTTTCGTTGGAGGGAGCGGCGAAGCTGGGAGAGGAAGTGAGCGAACAATATGCCGTCAGTCCCGCCCGATTCTATGTGAGACGCATCATCCGCCCTAAATACCGGCTCGCCGACGGTCGTATCATAACTGCTCCCATGCCCGTAATGGCACATCCCCACAGCAATGCGTCGGAAAGTGTACTGTCACACATTGCTACCGCCAAATATTACGACCACCTGCCTCTGTACAGACAACTGGACATCTTTGAGCGTGAAGGCATCCATCTGAGTCCTTCCACTGTAAGTAACTGGATGATGGCTGCCGCACAGCGTCTGGAGCCAATCTATAATGAACTTCGTGAACTGGTCAAGGACAGCTATTACGTCATGGCCGATGAGACGCCCCATCCCGTACTTGAAAGCGACCGGCCCGGTGCTCTTCACCGCGGGTATATGTGGAACTTCTATCTGCCCCGGTTCCATACCCCATTCTTTGAATATCACAAGGGACGTGGCAGCAGCGGAATAGACACGCTGCTGGCAGGACAGGTTCGGGTGGTACAGAGTGACGGCTTTGCAGTATATGACGAGTTCGACACACTACCCGGAAAGTTGCACCTGTGCTGCTGGGCACACGTCAGGCGCAAGTTTGTGGAAGCGGAAGGAAATGACCCTCCCAGAGCAAGGCATGCACTTGAACAAATAGGCAGACTGTATGCTGTGGAGGAGAAAATCAGGATAGGACATCTGGAAGGCGGGGCTGTAGTAAGGCTTCGCCGGGAAGAATCGTACCCTATTATCAAAGGACTGGAAAAATGGTGCAGGCAGGAGTATGAACATACGGTTGAGAAATCGCCTATTGCAAAGGCCATATTCTATATGTACACACGTTTTGAACAACTGTCTGGATATGTCAACGATGCACAGTTCTGCATTGACAATAATCCGGTGGAGCGCTCTATAAGGCCATTGACTTTGAACAGAAAAAACACTCTTTTCTCCGGTTCACATGAAGCGGCACATGCAGCGGCAATATTCTTTTCACTGATGGGATGTTGCAGAGAAAATAAGGTGAACCCAAAACTATGGATGCAGGACGTGTTGATTAGGGTACAGGAGAATGAAAGAGAAAAGAAAAACGACTACGCTGATTTACTGCCATTTAATTGGAAAGGATAA
- the purU gene encoding formyltetrahydrofolate deformylase, whose translation MMTTAKLLLHCPDKPGILAEVTDFITVNKGNIIYLDQYVDHVENIFFMRIEWELKDFLVPQEKIEDYFRTLYAQKYEMDFRLYFSDVKPRMAIFVSKLSHCLFDMLARYTAGEWNVEIPLIISNHPDLQHVAERFGIPFYLFPITKETKEEQERKEMELLAKHKITFIVLARYMQVISEQMINAYPNKIINIHHSFLPAFVGAKPYHAAFQRGVKIIGATSHYVTTELDAGPIIEQDVVRITHKDSIEDLVNKGKDLEKIVLSRAVQKHIERKVLAYKNKTVIFS comes from the coding sequence ATGATGACAACAGCCAAACTGTTATTGCACTGTCCCGACAAACCGGGAATCCTTGCGGAAGTAACAGACTTTATTACGGTAAACAAAGGAAATATTATCTATTTGGACCAATACGTAGACCATGTAGAAAACATATTCTTCATGCGTATTGAATGGGAATTGAAAGACTTTTTAGTTCCTCAGGAAAAGATTGAAGATTATTTCAGAACACTTTACGCTCAAAAATATGAAATGGATTTCCGTCTTTATTTCTCGGATGTGAAACCGCGTATGGCTATTTTTGTTTCTAAGCTGTCGCACTGTCTTTTTGATATGCTGGCGCGCTATACGGCAGGTGAGTGGAATGTAGAGATACCTCTTATTATAAGCAATCACCCCGATTTGCAGCATGTAGCCGAACGTTTCGGCATTCCTTTCTATCTGTTCCCTATCACGAAGGAGACGAAAGAAGAACAGGAACGTAAGGAAATGGAACTGCTTGCCAAGCATAAGATTACATTTATCGTATTGGCACGCTATATGCAAGTGATTTCCGAGCAGATGATAAACGCTTATCCGAATAAGATAATCAATATTCATCACTCTTTCCTTCCTGCTTTCGTAGGTGCGAAGCCTTATCATGCCGCTTTCCAAAGAGGTGTGAAGATTATCGGTGCAACCAGCCATTATGTAACGACGGAACTGGACGCGGGTCCGATTATCGAACAGGATGTAGTGCGTATCACTCATAAGGACTCTATCGAAGACCTTGTAAATAAAGGAAAGGATTTGGAGAAGATTGTCCTCTCGCGTGCCGTACAGAAGCATATTGAACGTAAAGTTTTGGCTTATAAAAATAAAACAGTAATATTTAGCTGA